The Hoplias malabaricus isolate fHopMal1 chromosome 9, fHopMal1.hap1, whole genome shotgun sequence genome contains a region encoding:
- the LOC136706620 gene encoding uncharacterized protein translates to MVAQQVHLQVSTVFSRLLNYTLLKWEATQQCLQCSILTDVSAGEHSVYWLRHGSGESPPGIIYTHGDTNSPCSRSSEADSSTQSCVYKLPKTNLSLSDAGTYYCAVAVCGQILFGKGTKLGFPENYHFLPAIFVLATTNIISVVVVVCLCRKLRTRRDRGAAEGQTTEINQGDDALNYAALSFTNKPASSKGARRQQKLKDTDVYSKVKPPK, encoded by the exons GTTCATCTTCAAGTCTCTACAGTGTTCTCCAGACTCCTGAATTACACTCTGTTGAAGTGGGAGGCAACACAACAGTGTCTGCAGTGTTCAATCCTCACAGATGTGTCTGCAGGAGAACACAGTGTGTACTGGCTGAGACATGGATCAGGAGAATCTCCTCCAGGAATCATTTACACTCATGGAGACACTAACAGTCCGTGTAGCAGGAGTTCTGAGGCTGATTCTtctacacagagctgtgtctacaaactccccaagaccaacctcagtctctctgatgctggaacttactactgtgctgtggctgtgtgtggacagatacTGTTTGGGAAAGGGACTAAACTGGGCTTTCCAG AAAACTATCATTTCCTTCCAGCCATTTTTGTTTTAGCCACAACAAACATAATTTCAGTGGTTGTAGTTGTATGTCTGTGCAGAAAATTACGCACCAGACGTGATAGAG GTGCTGCTGAGGGtcaaacaacagaaataaaccAG GGTGATGATGCTTTAAACTACGCTGCTCTGAGTTTCACCAATAAACCAGCGTCCTCCAAAGGAGCTAGAAGACAACAGAAGCTTAAAGATACTGATGTTTACTCCAAGGTCAAACCTCccaaataa